In Corynebacterium sp. P4-C1, the sequence GTCTTTCTTAGAGGCCGAGATCGACTGATTCCCATAGGTGTGTACGACCGTCCAGCCACGCTGCTTTGCAATGGCTTTACAGTCTTCTCACTGACGCTCGATGGCAAGACCGTCCATGGCAGCATCGAGCGAGATGCGAAGGTAAATGGCAGCACGTGTTGTCACACGACTAGCACTTGCTCGCCTTAGGTTACGTTGAACTTGAACTCGACGACATCACCATCAGCCATGACGTAGTCCTTGCCCTCCTGGCGGACCTTGCCGTTCGCGCGGGCTTCGGCCATTGAGCCGAGCTCGTCGAGGTCGTCGAAGGCGACGACTTCGGCCTTGATGAAACCCTTCTCAAAGTCGGTGTGGATGACACCGGCAGCCTTGGGTGCGGTGTCGCCCTTGTGAATGGTCCAGGCGCGGGACTCCTTGGGGCCGGCGGTGAGGTAGGTCTGGAGGCCGAGGGTTTCGAAGCCGGCGCGGGCGAGCGTCGATAAGCCGGGCTCGTCTTGGCCCACAGCGGCGAGGAGCTCTGCGGCGTCCTCTTCCTCGAGCTCGAGAAGCTCGGTCTCCGTCTGGGCATCGAGGAAGACGGCCTCGGCGGGAGCGACGAGCTCACGCAGCTCCGCTTTCTTGGCGTCGTCGGTGAGGACGCCCTCGTCGGAGTTGAACACGTAGAGGAAGGGCTTCGCCGTCATCAGGTGCAGGTCGCGCAGCAGGGAGAGGTCGATCTCACCGGCCTTGGACGCTGCGAAGAGAGTTGTGTCGTTCTCCAGCACCTCCTGCGCCTTCTTGGCCTCCTCAG encodes:
- the ychF gene encoding redox-regulated ATPase YchF; the encoded protein is MSLTLGIVGLPNVGKSTLFNALTRNEVLAANYPFATIEPNVGLVPLPDKRLDRLAEIFGSAEILPATVSFVDIAGIVKGASEGEGMGNAFLANIREADAICQVVRAFSDDNVIHVDGKVDPANDISVINTELILADLQTIEKALPRLEKDGRKDKDTAAQAEEAKKAQEVLENDTTLFAASKAGEIDLSLLRDLHLMTAKPFLYVFNSDEGVLTDDAKKAELRELVAPAEAVFLDAQTETELLELEEEDAAELLAAVGQDEPGLSTLARAGFETLGLQTYLTAGPKESRAWTIHKGDTAPKAAGVIHTDFEKGFIKAEVVAFDDLDELGSMAEARANGKVRQEGKDYVMADGDVVEFKFNVT